ATCTCTTTCCGGCCCGGTCGCCGCGCTCGCCGCCGCCGGGCTCTTAACGCTCACTGCTTGTGCTCCCGCACCACAGCCGGTCGACCTGATGGCGGCCGCCGGCACGGCTGCCGAAGTGATCACCGCCGACATCCTTGAGGAGCCCATTCGGTATCTCTCCGACGACGCCCTCGCCGGTCGTGGACCGGGCACCGAAGGCGACGCCACGGCGCGCCGCTACCTCGCCGAGCAGCTCGGCGCCCTGGGCTACCAGCCGGGTGCCGCCGACGGCACCTGGGAGCAGCCCTTCGACATCGTCGGCATCACCACCGATTCGCCGGAGACCTGGTCCTTCCGCAAGGGCGGCAGGAACCTCGATCTGGCCTTTTGGGACGACTTCATCGCCGGCAGCGGCGTGCAGAGCCCGACCGCCGAGGTGCAGGATGCCGAGGTGGTTTTCGTGGGCTACGGCATCGTCGCCCCGGAGCACGGCTGGGACGACTACAAGGGGGCGGATCTGAGTGGCAAGGTGCTGCTCATGCTCAACAACGACCCGGACTGGGATCCCACCCTCTTCGACGGCAATCGTCGCCTCTACTACGGTCGCTGGACCTACAAGTACGAGAGCGCCGCGGCCCAAGGGGCAGCCGGCGCCATCATCATCCACACCACGCCGTCGGCGGGCTATCCCTTCCAGGTGGTGCAGACCTCCTGGACCGGTCCGCAGTTCGAGCTGCCGGCCGGGGACGAAGCGCGGGTGCAGGTGGCGGCTTGGGTGTCGGAGGAAGCCGCCGGTCGCCTGACGGAGCTCGGCGGTCACTCCCTGGACGACCTCGTCGAGCAGGCCCGCAGCCGTGAGTTCGCTCCCGTATCCCTCGGCGTCACCACCTCGCTGTCGCTGACCAACGAGCTCGAGCGCACCCAGACTGCCAACGTGCTGGGTCTGCTCCCGGGCCGTGATCCGGAGCTCGCGGGCGAGGTGGTGGTGTTCACCG
This window of the Acidobacteriota bacterium genome carries:
- a CDS encoding M28 family peptidase, with the translated sequence MLRTTRPGSLSGPVAALAAAGLLTLTACAPAPQPVDLMAAAGTAAEVITADILEEPIRYLSDDALAGRGPGTEGDATARRYLAEQLGALGYQPGAADGTWEQPFDIVGITTDSPETWSFRKGGRNLDLAFWDDFIAGSGVQSPTAEVQDAEVVFVGYGIVAPEHGWDDYKGADLSGKVLLMLNNDPDWDPTLFDGNRRLYYGRWTYKYESAAAQGAAGAIIIHTTPSAGYPFQVVQTSWTGPQFELPAGDEARVQVAAWVSEEAAGRLTELGGHSLDDLVEQARSREFAPVSLGVTTSLSLTNELERTQTANVLGLLPGRDPELAGEVVVFTAHHDHLGVGTPDDSGDTIYNGALDNASGCSQLLAIARAFKQLPEPPRRSLLFAFVAAEEQGLLGSAFYARNPTFPAGKIAANVNYDGANIWGKAKDIGFIGYGKSSLDAIVDKYAAEQSRSVKPDQFPDRGFFYRSDQFNFAKIGVPAIYFDTGTEFEGRPDGWGKEQIEAWERVQYHQPSDQFTDEWSFDGMVEDARLGFHCGLEIAEADRMQSWNPGDEFEATRLEALATVASAP